The DNA segment ctatcgatcatattttaaacaattatttaaatttaaatctatttttttattattctaccaaacacatatatgaaaacatgaaatacaacttgttttcaaatttattcccTACCCAACAGGCCTTAATTACTATAAATGCTAaatcacaaaaagaaaaaatacccttaaattttttgcttttgtttaGTGTTCTTTCAAAAGAACTCAACCTTTCATAaaagtttttaaattataaGAAATTTGATGGATGAAAATTAGAACTTGAAATAGATGTGGCGGTGATATAAAATAGTGTGGGAGTATTGAATTTCTTAGGTAGTCTCGACACCTTTACAAAAAGTCGAGATTAATATAGTAATTATTGAAGGAATAGGGgtattttgaataaaagaaaacaagtttgggtttttttatttttggaaatataacaagaaatttaaaataaataaataaataattaatttttaaaaaaaggccAATCGACTTTTCTTCTTTCACTCTTAACCCTAATTATACTTGAGAATTAAATTGGATGAACAAACGAAACATCACAAAGCGAAATGGATTTAGAACTAAGCCAATTTAACCCTAAATTTCACCTAAATTTGTGCAAATTCATCAAAAATCATGTCATCAATTTCAGACTCAACCTAGGTAACGAGAAACGAAGAAacgaagaagaggaagaaaggggaaaaaaaaacctctaAGAGGAATGTCAAGAACTTGAGAAGCTTGAAGAGTTCTTGCATCTGCAATTCCATTCAGCTTCAAGATCGTCTCCTCCGAGACATTAAACCTTCCGGCAATCGCCGATACGGTGCTTCCAGTTTCCACCAAATGTCCGTAATGGACTACTCTGTTTCCATCCACTTCATCGCAGCTACACGGCAGAGGAATCCACAGCTCTTGCCCTAGCTCAATTTTACTCGGATCCGGAAGTCCATTTGCTGACGCGATTTGCTGGAACGTGACAAGTCTCGCGAAAGTGACTTCCGCTATTTTGTCGAGCGAATCGCCGCTCTTGACTTTGTAAATCGGACGCTTATCGGAGAGACCAGTCCCGTTGACGCAATTGCAGTTGAACGGAATCTTGATCTTCCTAGACGCCGGTAAGGGAAAACTCGACGGGGTGTTGGTCGGAAGGTTGTTGGCGCCGAGAAATGAGAGGAGGTGTTTGACCTGGAAAAGGCTTTGTACGGCGGCGATGGTGGTGGCGTTTGGGGGAATGTAGTCGATCAGAGAGTGGCATTTTGAGGTGGAGCTGCAGTTGAACCGCGGTGGTGTCTGAGCTACGGATACGGCGGCGATGGCGGAGAAAACGAGTACTTTGAAAAGGATGGTTCCAGCTCCAGAAGCCATAGTTGTCTTCTTCTCTTCGACGTTGCAAGGTTTTGTTAGGGTATTAATGGCGGATTGACGTTAGGGGAAACGCGGTTTTGGAGTGGGGAAAACGGAAAAGTCGAAGTGGGCCACTCTGGTGTAGCGTGTACGCGGGGTAAGGATAAGGACTTTAGAGGGAGAAATTTAAATGTTAGTGAGGAAAGAAGTAGAAGCCGCCATTGAAGCGTCCAAGGAAGCCTTTCTATAGTACCTGTGAGCTGTGAGAAATTTCTGAGAAAATCGAAttaggacgaaagttctttccCACGTAATAattgagttttttatttttttggtacTAATAACCAAATTTCTCgtctaaattttcattttgaaagtaattaaaaataaatttttgttcatCCACACATCACTTGTGGATGTTTTTCTATCGAGAATATAGGAGAAAAAGTTTTCACGTGTGAAAGTATCGTTgtattatatgaatataaaaAGAGTAACAGAAGCAAAAGGTTATACATCTTTATCTTTAAAAGTAGTATCAAATAATATTACGATCATGAAATTTGGGTCATATAATTTCTGACTTTgactatattatttttttttttatgaaaactttaaaagaaaattttctaaattaccTATGCTCTTTTTCATGGAGTCGTAagttgtaaagaaaaaaaaacatagtagtcattttgaaagaatttggaTCATCGATTTAAACCGTTTTTAAAAAACAGATGCATATTAAACACTTGTTAtatagacacaaacataaaagtccatagattaaatttgtaatttaatcttaattttttttccttttactttataaaattGTGTCATTCAACGCTACTTTAACTTTTGATTGAATAGATTATTAACTtctcaatttttcatattatagaTGTATATCGTATTTTACCTgacttatatttttatttttcatttgatcatctctttttgttttttcttaaatGAGAATTTTCACCATCTATTATTGccaaaatttggttaaaaaaaaacttttttaataatgaaagtttaattaattttagcaatgatttcttaatttttctcaacTTTTGTCGCCACCTTATTTTCCTCTCCACACACTCTCTTCATCATCACTTTTGCATATTCTCCCCACTTCTTCTTCACATTCTCCCCTCATTCTCTCTCCCACCACTGGaggatgatttttttaattaatattatatttttttaagtgaaattatttcaaatagtaaaaatgttgaaaatattttcaagatataacaaaatttttgaattatacgatagacacttatAGATACTGATGTCTTACTTCTATCCGTGTCTAGCAATATCACTGaacgtctatcattaatagttctaaaattgtcatattttataaatattttgacctatttttctatatttaaaaacggTCATTCTTTTCAACTTATTAAGAAAATAgagttgttttgaaacttattagaaaaatattgttgtttgaaTGAATAAATGAGGTCTATCTTTTTATAGATTCTAtgtaattttatctttttaaaataaatttaatgatCTCATCTCTTGATAAAAAGATCATAGACCTCGTCTTGAGacaggatcataaaaataacaatatttgaataataaatttcaaaataactatttttttttaataaatttcaaaataactaTAATTTTCTAATATTAAGGATCTCTGGTGTCCTAATTTTACTTATGTGTGAGGGTGGAGAGGAGGAGGAAAATTCTCCATATTTTTCAATTATCCCAAGTGAATtgtcacactttttttttttccattacaaGAGAATCATGCATGGGAAACACTACTATTAATTTTATGTAGTGTCATAGAAGAGTAAAGGAATTTACATTTACCAAGTCCAATGAGATTTTGTTGTTAGTTTATGTTATTTCATGagatattcttttatttattatatttgatttatttgatttaatattgATCTCACACTATGTATTTTTTTGATATATTGTtggtttttctaaaagaaaatactattagtattatttaatttctaCCTTAGATTTAATTTGGATATCAATTACACATGTCATATTAATTGCATTAGTTAGTTATGTATGCCAAAGCTTGGTTCAAGGGCATTGACATGCATTCCTTTCAAGTCTGGTTAAAGATTCAATCCTCCATCCCTGAAGTTGTTGCACTAAGAAAAagtttgtatatatttgtataaatCTTGAATCAAGCATCAAGCTTCAAGGTGTAGTGTgaataacatttattaattgaaaatgaGACTGTGTATcgttatctttttaaaatttattaattctttAAATACATGAATCTCACCAAACACTGACGATGGAGTAGTGTTCATTTTCtggatttttgtaatttattaaattgaatttcaataatCAATAacaattcttaattaaaaatgagatcgttctcttttttaattttattaattcctTAAATACCTAAAATTTCTCATAAAAAACTGATGATGGAATTAGAAAATTCAAATGCttgattttcaaatattttttgagGTATAGGAAATTATTTTgggaatttaaaataaattttcaatctttttaaTGGTTCTAATCCCACTCACACttgtttatttatgttttatttcttaaatataaattaataaacattagaCATTTTAAAAACAAAGCAAAATGACAagatttttatgattttttttaattgaataataaaagataaatttggTAGTTGTCTTCGTGGGTGTTTAGGGTGTTAACATCTTCCCTTTACACAAATAACTCTCAAACTCAAATCTGAATTGGAAAAAGCTTGGGtgctttcatttatttttaaaaaaaattattaaaaattattttttttatgtgtttagAGGAAGAGCGCATTGGACTTAGTAATTGCACTTACATATTACTCATCTGAATTTGCATAATCtagtacagatatatttttaaaattaggtgaTCAATCACACATTTAATATGATTGGTGGTGATTCCAAAACTCTTTTATTGTAAAAGACCATTAAAAGAGAAGATCGGCTGCTCTGCATCACATTCACCTTGTGACACGTATGATAATGCTTGAAgttaaatatattgttaattgttagtattgataaaaatatttattactaGTTTAAGAAAAATCTAATACAACAGTAATATGAAAACATTGTATACTACTTTCATTCATTCTCGGTCATATCCAAAAAATTTAGGGGTTATTTGCGGCGTTGAGTTGCGATATGACgtctggagttcatatgtctgtgaaGTTCATACATTTGTGAAGTTTATATGTCTGCGTTTGGAGTGTAGAGTTATttggtctgagttcatatgtctgtgattggggtgcagagttgagttcatatgtttagGGTATCTGGTGCAgtttttttaactctaaataCTATGCTTTTATGatggttatttttgttttgaaatttttttattcaataattctatccATATTTGTattgtgaataaaatatagattgcaatattttcttttaattttaaaagtttttcccctttttgtctttttttttgtaagtaatgaacaacaattaattCACTACCGTTCTTGCaagaatataattaaataaaatgaaaaaccaaagagaaattaaaacttttgattcctaatttttctttatgaatttcgtgatcatcttctttttcttctttttctgttgttgatttatattttcatactctgtcatgaattttttaatCGAATCCCcctattgggaatgtcctagaacttgcagttcgcgcagttcgtgttaaacattctatttatcaataaaatatttttgagtaacttattcaataaagttgttgtttttTCATTCTaatatgaaaatccaataaacatatcaatgactatagtgtgaatactttaactttatgtggtgacataaacaggataagttaatagtatatagcctaaatggtctaataagtatatggatgaaattgagtatctcatcttgataacactattggatgcgacccattttgtagataatacaaatgatgtgattcatagatcattcatgtagagacatgtgagtgggggcatcctatgcactgagtttgcatatagactggaccaaaaaatagtcacttttctttataacaaccgtttactattaaaactaactatttcattttaggTAACTTAACCCGATCTtaaatcctgagctagctatgaactcttgtttgtttaggattatcctttgatctgcatgggtgagagtagtccgacagcactgctcaataagccttccattttggggataagactagatgaatagctgaggacatagtcctacaagatggaattcactcctacccgatttagggttagcagataagttgttctcttaagtactgattccaggttttGAATAATTGGGgccctgccttctcatgatagagaaaggacttgattcataagtattatgaatcaaattgttcattagaaggttagtgggaacttaaggaacgagatATATTCACAGGGTAAAATGATGATCTTGACTCAACTGTgtttacgaacgacctgtgaaggatcgacttactgatcatggttatatcaagcggacataatatatctacaatgagaggagttcaactatgggctttagtggagtgactcattagttaacgaatgagggttaattccgTATAATGAgtaattaatcttggattgttggagctcatgatctgtaggtccgcaaggtcctcctactagctcgtaaatggattagctttagagtagcgtgataagttaatttgaaatgttcaaattagaattaaacagaataggagaatttatatttaaatatgatttaaatatatgaaggtgaatttgtataaaattaatttaatatttgatattaaattaattagaagaattatttattaattttattagaaaattaattttacaaaattaataatattttcaagatttgaaatcaaattgatttttagaaatcatttggttttgaaaaatgacacaaaatggaaatttggttttttccattatcatcttcaacttgctcacaccAAACCCACTAAGTtaggcttcaataactccaagcatgagttgcatctcatgcaaccatcttctttgcatgatagcctacaataaataaagaagattggagtgaaattgaggcatgcatccaaagagattttacaaaaaaattcgagctgaagaaattgttcttcaagtgggttgtagcAGTGAGCTTCTCTCCAAGTTTCCTTTCGTTCAGGCTAGTTTTGAGTTCtacaactcattctaaagctccaaaagtatagtgggaaagatcttgaggtggttcacagcaAGTTTCGGAGAAGATAACAGCTGAAAATCAAGATCttaagaagttctacaaaggtatgacttcaaaccctcttataattgatgagcatgctttagtctCTGCCAAAATTAACGAATTAGAGTGCTTACTGTTCGTTGATTTCGTGATTCaagcttaggagtgtattgtataaagtaattagaagaataagtgtaaatatgaatgatgcgttgatgcgtttatGATGTGTTAGTGACACGTTGATGCGTTAATGATGTGCAACAGGACGCATGACACTCTTCTATAGATGTTCAAGTTTTCCTGACTCAGatctaagtataaatccaactcaagttcctggtaagtctagggttgaactcagggattcaaATTAAAGCTAATGCAGGCCTTGCGTTGTAACTATTGTAGAAATATCCTAAGTGGTTATTTAAGTACACTTAAGATATTTACAACTCTCGAATAATTTAAGCTAAAgctgcttttaccaattgatttagttggtttaagcgttcgaaatggaattttacatgaagttatagatgcgtccgacataaacaagaaataaacattggcaaagtatgatagatcaaatatgtgaatttataaagaaactgattgtctttacaaaaccaatacttaatcaaatgagaagatgaaagcaataagtaagatgaaatgaaaagagtcaagccgcagagtacaatctcttgtcctctttggctcaattctggtTCGTGCACAACCATTTAtggaagaattggaagaaatgtctctctctcgagctcagtttcctccgctccttgattggtgatggtggtggttctcttccctcttgttcTTTTCGGCACCACAGCACAACTCTACAATCTCAAAGTTTAAGAATTATGCAATGAGCTAATGATATAAGATTCTAGATTAACTTTTCCATTttgtgggatttcttctatttatagacgtcggtcttctccaacttgatgatgggcaacattaaattccataccctggttggccgcctgacactcagatgcttttcagaCGCTGCCCGCTACAAATATCCATGCTttcaagtggtgatttgacacaaatagCCTGAATCAATGTatcttccttgcgttgaatccctccaacgcatgccccatgcgttagactttgcctgcgacacttttcttaatcatgTGTTAGACTTTGTTGAGATCCtgcaatatcatgcgttattGCCGCAGTATTTTaacaataaacattcttttgcatgagtttgatagtgttcgagtaattccatgcgtttcctctaaaaatgatgagattttatcattaaagaccctaattgttccaacttttgatccacaataacttgtatttctacaagttatcacttattgatccttgttgcttccgctgcatgctgatatactcttacACCCCCCTCCCCCATCATTTTAGCAGCCAATGGAATgccaccacatttcttcaacaataattttactttcaattcctctaaatttggaggattatCAAATAACAAATCTATATTTTTCACTATTTCTTGCTCGAAAATgttataggaaaaaaaatctccattttatgatttttttttatgtgttacATATTATTTaactacatacatacataccttttcaaatattattaacactcatttgatatgtgaattcaattaaataaaaatatattttacaaatttctacgtataaatattgtacTCAATATAGATAAAATACTGTAATTTAGATAATCAACAATCccacaacatactttaacattcatcggtcttataatagttgaaagtggttgtcgaagttgattatcaaagatgatttttttgCTGAAGTTTatagttggaggtggttgtaagagcatgaaggtggtattggagttggtagCCAGAGTTTGTCGTCGGAGGTAGTTTTCGAAGCCCG comes from the Benincasa hispida cultivar B227 chromosome 5, ASM972705v1, whole genome shotgun sequence genome and includes:
- the LOC120077922 gene encoding lysM domain-containing GPI-anchored protein 2 codes for the protein MASGAGTILFKVLVFSAIAAVSVAQTPPRFNCSSTSKCHSLIDYIPPNATTIAAVQSLFQVKHLLSFLGANNLPTNTPSSFPLPASRKIKIPFNCNCVNGTGLSDKRPIYKVKSGDSLDKIAEVTFARLVTFQQIASANGLPDPSKIELGQELWIPLPCSCDEVDGNRVVHYGHLVETGSTVSAIAGRFNVSEETILKLNGIADARTLQASQVLDIPLRACSSAIREDSLDFPFLLSNDTYDYTANNCVLCQCDAAKNWILDCKPSQLKASSMKLSNWSSCPAMACEGNNFLLGNSTSSGCDSTTCAYAGFSKQTIFTNISTLNTCPWPEDNGNGASRMGSQGLNLAYLVAFTHVLAFGLLLIQ